CAATCCTTTCAACTGTCTGATCTTGCACTGCTTTCACGCCTGCACACCAAGACCGAGGCAGAGCAGGCGATTCGCCAGGCGCGCCAAGCAGGTTTTGACAATCTGAGTCTGGACCTCATCTTCTCCGTGCCGGGTCAAACCGATGATACCTGGCGTAAAACTCTGCATCAGGCGCTGGCTTTTCAGCCCGAACATCTCTCCTGCTACAGTCTGACCATCGAGCCGGGCACGCCGCTGCATCGACAGGTGCAGCAGGGGCAGGTGCAGCCCTGCGCCGAAGAATTGGAACGAGAGCTGTTCATCCTGACTCAGGAGACGCTGCAGCAGGCGGGCTATGAGCAGTATGAGATTTCAAACTACTGCCTGCCGGGCTTCCGCTCCCGGCACAATCAGGCGTATTGGTCCGGCTGCCCCTATTTGGGACTGGGGCCGTCGGCTCACTCCTTCGACGGCCACCGGCGCTGGTGGAATGTGCGCGATGTGGAGCAGTACCTGCAAGCCGTCTCAGCCCAAGGCTACGCTGTGGCGGACAGCGAAACGCTCACGGCAGAACAAAAAACGATCGAGTCCGTGATGCTGGGCCTGCGCCGTATAGAGGGCGTAGCGCTTGTCGGCCTTCCGTTTCAGCCGGCAGAAGCGGCGGCCGCTCTGGCCGGCATCGATGACTACGGCCGGCCGTTCCAGAGCAGCGCCGACAACAAACTGATCACCCAGGCCGACGGCCGACTGGCGTTGACCCGTGAAGGACTGCTGCTGTACAATTATGTGTGTGAAAAATTATGTTCCCTGATTACCTAGACCTGATCCGGTATCACATGCAGAGGTATCCCGGCTTTGCCGTGCAGGACTTGTACAAGCTGCTCTTCCAGGCCATCCTCGGATCCGAGCATTTGCTGACTGATGCGGCCGCTGCACAGAGATGGTTGGAGCAGGAATGGGAATCGCAGCCTGCTGAGCGAGGAGAGCCTCTGTTTGAGCCGGTCTCCCTGGACAGCCGCCTGGTGCGTCTGAACATCCGCCCTTTTAAAGCCACCGGAGCGGACCTGCAAACCATGTGGCTCGCTTTTTATTCGGCATCACGCGGCTGCGGAGAGAAACAAACGTTCATCACCACGTGGCGGCAGTCCTTGACGTGGATCAGTCAGAGAAGCATTGCGTTGAGCGCAGAGGCGGCGTATGATTTTGATGAGATTCAAAAACGGGCAGGATATCCGGCGGGCCGTCATTCGCAAACCTATCGCCGTCTGCACCGGCCGGCCTACCGGCTGGTGCGGCTGGATGAGCACGGTCATATCCAATTATAAAACCGATGGAATTTGAAAAACACAAAAATAGCCGAACACCAGAAAAGCGACGATCAATCCCACCGCAAACATCCAGCCCGGCCTGAGTACCCGCCTGGCCTCTTCTGAAAGCATGCGCGGCAGAATAGAATACAGACCAACGGCCAATATCAGGGCCTGCATCGGCGTCAACAACAAACCATCGAGCACTGCGGCGACCTTGATCAAAATGACCGGCTTCAGGCCAAAGGTGTAGACAATAGTCATGTTGGTGATGAAAAAGAATAACAGGAATGCGCGGAATTGTTTTTTCCATTCCCATCGACCGAATCCAGGAATGCAGATGCGGAACGCGTCCGCCAGCAAGCGCGGCCAGCCGGCCAGTTGTCCCACCTGGGTGCTGATCAAAGCCGCACTGCCGGCGAGGAGGAACAGGTAGCCGCCTGCAAGGCCCCACTGGGCGCTGAACAGTGTGGACAGCTGCAGCGCCACCTGCGCGCCGTCAGGCGCCAGATGCCGCGGCGCCAGCACTCCGGCGCCGGCCAGGGCGAAACAAGCGGTCACAAATACGCCGATCACCATGGCCAGGGTTGCATCGACATAGACCACCCGCAGCCAGCCTTTGATGCGCCGGGCGGTCTTCGCTGACATAGCAGCAAGAAAAGAATCGTCTGCCGGCTTTCCCGCCTTTCCT
The window above is part of the bacterium genome. Proteins encoded here:
- the hemW gene encoding radical SAM family heme chaperone HemW; translated protein: MTNTAALYLHIPFCAHKCAYCDFYSITRRELLPPFIDALLREITFYSENPPFGGFSISTLYLGGGTPSLLTPAQLKKVLVSLREKFTLAQDAEITLEANPGATERAHLSDYRRLGINRLSLGIQSFQLSDLALLSRLHTKTEAEQAIRQARQAGFDNLSLDLIFSVPGQTDDTWRKTLHQALAFQPEHLSCYSLTIEPGTPLHRQVQQGQVQPCAEELERELFILTQETLQQAGYEQYEISNYCLPGFRSRHNQAYWSGCPYLGLGPSAHSFDGHRRWWNVRDVEQYLQAVSAQGYAVADSETLTAEQKTIESVMLGLRRIEGVALVGLPFQPAEAAAALAGIDDYGRPFQSSADNKLITQADGRLALTREGLLLYNYVCEKLCSLIT